The sequence aaaagatcatcaaggacaacaaccacttgagccactgcctgttcaccccgctaccatccagaaggcgaggtcagtacaggtgcattaaatctgggactgagagactgactaATAGCTTCTaaaggctatcagactgttaaacagtcatcactaacacagagaggctgctgcctaaatacttgaaatcattggccactttaataaatgcatcactagtcactttaatgccactttaataatgtttacatatcttgcattactcatctcatatgtatatactgtattttataccatctattgcaacttgcctatgccgctcggtcaatGCTCATccatgtatatattcttattccattcctttacttagatttgtgtgtattaggtagttgttgtggaattgttagatattgctgcactgtcggaactagaagcacaagcatttcgctacactcgcaataacatctgctaaccatgtgtatgtgaccaataaaatttgatttgaagactcaaggctgtaatcgctgcgtaaaaaggtgcttcaacaaagtactgagtaaaagatctgaatacttatgtaaatgtgatatttcagttttttatttttaatacatttgcattgtcaatatgggctattgtgtgtagattgatgtagaaaaaaacgatttaatccattttggaacaaggttgtaatgtaacaaaatgtggaaaaagggaggGGATCTGAATGCCCTGTATATCTGTTAGAATGCCAGTCTTTGTCTCAGGCGGGTGGTTGGAATATGAATGAATGCAGTATGTGGTCAATGTACAGTACGTGTATGTTCTACTTTCTGTTTATAATGTTGATGATGGATAGCATCCTGTCTATAATTTTCAATTCTGTGTGTTTGACTTTCCGTCTATTTGCTTTAGGTCACTTGTATGCCAAGACCAGGAAGACAGTGGGTATCCTGGACTTGGGTGGAGGATCTACACAGATCACTTTCCTTCCAAAATCAAAGGTAAATGTTCAACTGAACTCCACTGTTAGTGACGTTTTGCAAAGATTGAGAGAACTATTGCTATTTAATGACATATTACTGaacacctctctctgttcccatAGAAAACAGTGTTCACCGCCCCAGCCAGTTACATTGCCAACATCAACATGTTCAATAACACTCTACAGCTCTACACTCACAGGTGAGTAATCAACCATTGGTACAGCAGTTACTTTATATGGCATACAATGCAAAACAGTATACTCACATTACTTTGGCATTGTCATGAATGTATTCTGAATTTCTGTCCTCATTCAGCTACCTTGGAAATGGACTTGTAGCTGCTCGATTGGCAACTCTTGGGGCTTTGGGAGCTGATGGTAATTTAAAATGGGCATATTTACTTAGATATGCAAGCTTAACTGCACAGTCATTCATCTGTTCATGACAAATTAATAGATTTGTATAATGCTACAAGACACACTAAAGATTTCTATAAATCAGACACACTATTTAAATGTCATCCTCGGGGGGACAATGGACAATCCTATAACCAATTTGGTTTATTCTTTCAGGTCTGGAGTGGAAAGTTTTCACAAGCTCCTGTCTACCCAAGAAGTTCAGAGAGGACTGGACTTTTGGTGGAATCACTTACAAAGTTAGTGGAATTCCTGATGGTAAGCGCAAAATAAAACATACCATTTCGATAACATAATTTTTTTCTTATAATCCTCTAATCTAGAAATCAATTATTCTGTCTAGATAGCTCAATGTAAGAGTTTAGTTGAGTAAGAGTTGGGAACATTTTTCCACTGGAGCCAGCTGCACTGTGGTGCAAAATGCATGTTCTgtcattctttctctctgcacTCAGACTTTCAACAGTTATAATACAGCAAACCTTGTATTTAAATGAGAGGAAAATTGTCAGTTAACTCCGCAAATAATGCAACACTCCCATACCACAGTCATGTAGCCAAAAGATACTGGGTTAGTCCCAGAGACGTTATTTCTCTGTGTAACGAAAGGCTTGATGTTGACCGCTCACAATTATGTGGTAAAAATAGATCACCCAACAGGCCTATGCTAAGTGCTACTCTTGTCAGCACTTGGTTTCCCTGGTTGTAACCAACCAATCCCAGGGTGCTGTGAGTGTACTTTTAGGGTTTTTCGAGTGTCGCGCTCTTGAGAGCCCATAGCCTCAACCCCATTTTGACATCATAAAGAGGCTCCAGGGTCTCCCAGTGCATTCCACCACAAGCATGCAGCAAACTCAGTTAATTTACTCtcatatgaaaataaatattttattgTTGGTGCTGATTTTGAATTATTCTTGTTAACAATTGAATTGGGTGTTTTGTTGTCATAAAGCTGACATAACGCTGTAATCTAAATATGATACCTACCTTGAAGATTGCGTACAGCTTGTGTTAGATACTAATGATGAGATCTCTCTCCAGGCTATGCAGGGTACAAGTTGTGTTACTATGAGGTGATGAGGGTGGTGAAAGGCATCGTGCACCAGCCGTTCGAGATAAAGGGCAGCAGCATCTTCTACGCCTTCTCCTACTACTTCGACAGAGCTGTGGAATCAGGCCTCATTGGTGAGAAGACACACAGAGCATGACAGCAGCAAAATCCCCATTCAGTCTGCATCCAGTAAAACTTCAATGATATGAAgtgtttaaataaaaataatggtTTAATTGTTTTCTATTCAAATACATTTACTGCATTTTTCATGATTATGCTTGGAAAACTGAAATGACAACTGTTGTAGCAGATCACTAAAAGTAGGCTAGTCTTGTTTTGGTTTTCCAGATGGCAGTCGGGGTGGTATGGTAGAAGTCAGGGACTTCAAGAAGAGAGCCAAAGAAGGTGAGAGAGTCCTAGGCTTTTCTCTTAGACACATGTTGACTATATTGATACAGTACACAGTGTACAATCCAGAAATGTTGGTGTTTATTTTAGACTCCAACAATCTCACAAGGCCTCAAAAAATATCAGTTCCTTACCCCACAAAGTTTGCCTGCAAAAATACACGCTGTTTGAACTCACACAAATATTCAACCTTGTTTGTGGCCAAACTTCTTCTTGACACAGCTAACCTAACATTGGCACATTTTTCTGCCATTTCCAATACAACCAAGGACCATTAGATGAAATGTCTGATTCTTAACTGTTCTTGGAGCATACACAAATACATTAATATTCTATATACACTTGGACATTTACACATAATTGACTGTAATGTGATGTGAAAAGTGTCCTGACACGTTAGATGGACATATAGCCTTGGTTAATCCATTAGAGTATGTGGCAAAATAAATGCCCGTGTTGTGCTAGATTTACAGCTAGCAGGAGTGAGTTGGTGTGTTATGTAAAGTCTATTTGCATTGTGAGAACACTTTCACATGGTCTCAATGAACACGTCTGGCATTGGGCAGGTTGGCAGgcagttgacctgggcagctctGAGCTCTGTCTCTTGTACCTGACAGCCACACAACACCCAACCCGACCCGGGGGCTGAGACTGAGAAAGACACGCTGTGTACAGCTAGTCTGTTTGGCTCGGCCTCCCACCCCCAGATTCACCAACATGTGTAGACCCTTGACTCTTCTCACACCCCCTTGCTCAGTCAGCTAAACaaactaaataaacaaaacaagatGACCAGCTTTCTATAATGTGGCATACAGGTTAGAGGTTGTCTGCTGCTTGACCCCACTTTGAACATGACACAAGATATCTCTAAATACACCCACCCGTGCTCTCTGCTTTCTGTCAGTGGTATGTGAGTTGTTGTTAATGTAGTGCCGTCTTGTTTTTGTTTAAGTGTGCAACAAGATGACCAAGTACCGTCCCATCAGCCCCTTCCTCTGCATGGATATGACATATATCACATGTCTGTTGAAGGAGGGCTTTGGCTTCAAGGACAACACAGTGCTGCAGGTGAGACAGTCAGGAACAGGTCACTGGGCACACAGGGAGGGGACAAGCAACAAGAGGTTAATAGGTCAAAACTTAACATGATGgtttattttgtatgttttttttcttgttcTGATCCACAGCTCGCCAAGAAGGTGAACAATGTTGAGACAAGTTGGGCCTTGGGAGCCACATTCGATCACTTCAACAACCTCAACATCCACTAAGGGCAGCTATTCTACCTGCCTGCAGGCACTGGGAGGGACAGCCTGTTAATGGGGGCACCCCCCCTCCCACCTGCTCAGCAGCACTGCCAAGCTTCTCCAACCAACCCCTCCCCTCTGTTCCCAGCACCCTCCTGCAAATAATCCAAGAACTGTTGACAAAGAAATCACTATATTTTTTATAATGAAGGACAGCTATTTCTACTGTATGTTTCATCCATAATTAGTGAGTTGACTTTATTTTTGTAAAGCAAGCGTTTATATATACGCTTTCTTCGGGGTGTCTGACCTGAAATGCAGTCTTATTTGGCTACCTTTGAGCATGTAGAGTAGTTAGAAGCACTGCAACTAGTCAGGTATTTAGAGAACTTTGGTGCTTACTGTGGTCCTGGAGTGCACTGTAAAGTACAGTGGAATATTTGGAGAGAA is a genomic window of Salvelinus namaycush isolate Seneca chromosome 15, SaNama_1.0, whole genome shotgun sequence containing:
- the LOC120059995 gene encoding ectonucleoside triphosphate diphosphohydrolase 5-like produces the protein MHPLFLFLVELPVLDNEMYHAVKPGLSAYKDKPEEGGDTIRALLKVAKKTVPEHEWKQTPVVLKATAGLRLLPEEKANALLDEVREVFGESPFFVPNNSVSIMNGTNEGVLAWVTVNFLTGHLYAKTRKTVGILDLGGGSTQITFLPKSKKTVFTAPASYIANINMFNNTLQLYTHSYLGNGLVAARLATLGALGADGLEWKVFTSSCLPKKFREDWTFGGITYKVSGIPDGYAGYKLCYYEVMRVVKGIVHQPFEIKGSSIFYAFSYYFDRAVESGLIDGSRGGMVEVRDFKKRAKEVCNKMTKYRPISPFLCMDMTYITCLLKEGFGFKDNTVLQLAKKVNNVETSWALGATFDHFNNLNIH